A single Patescibacteria group bacterium DNA region contains:
- a CDS encoding HD domain-containing protein: MEYNLDTARNIFLKELKNNPQNPNLRKIKKALDFSQKAHQGDLRKSGEPYFIHPLETAKNLNKWEQDTESICAGLLHDVVEDTPLTLSNIRKEFGSQITNLVDGVTKVSEVDFHRNKKEKFANNLRKMFLAMSKDLRVVVIKLADRLHNMKTIQYLSPQAQSKLSEETRSVYAPLAYKMGMSEVSGDLRELCFKTQRPKDFQWVTEYAKQAMDKREEIIKAINFELEHIFKKEPLKLIKTETRRKNWYSLFAKLHRKEINKNLDEVYDLVITCVVVPKKRDCYTALGIIHENYKPVPHVGISNFIAQPKPNGYEALHTRVFDKNSGSIFEIQIRDKNMHQRADFGLAIHLTHAQTDSEKVEKIRYWTQKLIEWQENFMKEESEQFLGELAEKVLKPDIYVIDKELGVVPVAEGSTIKDYLKATNRPAKSTVLLDKKQMGPSAKILSGSFIEVSSN; the protein is encoded by the coding sequence ATGGAATATAATCTCGACACTGCAAGAAACATTTTTCTAAAAGAACTAAAAAACAACCCCCAAAACCCTAATTTGCGAAAAATAAAAAAGGCTTTAGATTTTTCGCAGAAAGCACACCAGGGCGACTTAAGAAAATCTGGCGAACCTTACTTTATTCACCCTCTTGAAACAGCAAAAAACCTTAATAAATGGGAACAAGACACCGAAAGCATTTGCGCAGGGTTGCTTCATGACGTAGTGGAAGATACACCCCTTACCCTCAGTAATATCAGGAAGGAGTTTGGATCCCAAATCACTAACCTGGTAGATGGTGTAACAAAAGTAAGCGAGGTTGATTTTCATAGAAATAAGAAAGAAAAGTTCGCCAATAACCTGAGGAAAATGTTTTTAGCCATGTCTAAAGATCTTCGGGTAGTAGTTATAAAATTAGCAGACAGATTGCACAATATGAAAACTATCCAATACCTTTCTCCACAAGCCCAAAGCAAGCTTTCGGAAGAAACAAGATCTGTATACGCTCCCCTAGCATACAAGATGGGAATGAGCGAGGTAAGTGGTGACCTACGTGAACTGTGTTTTAAAACCCAAAGACCAAAAGACTTTCAATGGGTAACAGAGTATGCAAAACAAGCAATGGATAAAAGGGAAGAGATAATTAAAGCGATAAACTTTGAATTAGAGCATATTTTTAAAAAAGAACCGCTAAAACTTATTAAAACTGAAACTCGCAGAAAAAATTGGTACAGTCTATTTGCTAAACTTCACCGCAAAGAAATTAATAAAAATTTAGACGAAGTATACGACTTAGTAATAACCTGTGTAGTAGTTCCCAAAAAAAGAGATTGCTACACTGCTTTGGGAATTATTCACGAAAACTACAAACCCGTACCTCATGTGGGAATTAGTAACTTTATTGCTCAACCAAAACCCAACGGTTACGAAGCTTTGCATACCCGCGTTTTTGACAAAAACTCAGGCTCCATTTTTGAGATACAAATTCGAGACAAGAACATGCACCAACGTGCAGATTTTGGCTTAGCAATCCATCTAACCCATGCACAAACAGATTCTGAAAAAGTAGAAAAAATTCGGTACTGGACACAGAAACTTATTGAATGGCAAGAAAACTTTATGAAAGAAGAAAGTGAGCAATTTTTGGGTGAGCTTGCAGAAAAAGTTTTAAAGCCAGATATATATGTTATTGATAAAGAACTAGGAGTAGTTCCTGTAGCTGAGGGATCAACTATAAAAGATTACTTAAAAGCTACCAACCGCCCTGCAAAAAGCACCGTTCTCTTAGACAAGAAGCAAATGGGTCCAAGCGCAAAAATCCTTAGTGGAAGTTTTATTGAGGTATCTAGTAATTAG
- a CDS encoding VanW family protein produces MILKKLKKSLKSFLQIFLTRDFWIYFSSSLLLAFSIIFFAYHLAYARKTIPGVRMLGLDLSNKSERQTLSLLKPRLVELESANLQFSYQDKVFSKSMYEWGVRYDATSSAQKAFAFGRSGHVFKTTKDKFQAGTAGVSLLPVASIDEQSFSATLSEVAADVGKPKENPYFALVEGSLEVVPGESGYEIDENSFQELILRAAQELDFSQKELPIEEVEPDYTKADLENLEVEVAELLVSSPKLTFGSRTWTLSEQEILKLLDFEVAPENPNKIQITTNEEGLSSFVSSLAASINQPMRGGTFELQDGRVIDFALPQPGYHLKEEEAKQVVSEVVLDLEKSEVELPVEVKDVQANANQYGIRSLLGTGSSNFSGSSLGRIHNIDLASSRLDGILIPPGETFSFNETLGDVSSETGYKTSYVIKDGRTILGVGGGVCQVSTTMFRAALNAGLPIVERAAHAYRVHYYEQDKGPGFDATVYSPSPDVKFENDTPAHVLIKRYYNPSTSTLQFSFYGTSDGRTVNIVGPIIHSQTPPPEPEYIEDESLEPGETKQVDWAAWGARVTVKRKVTRGGEVLHEDNFYSSYQPWRAVYLVGKE; encoded by the coding sequence ATGATTTTAAAGAAGTTGAAAAAAAGTCTGAAGTCATTTTTACAAATTTTTCTTACGCGGGATTTTTGGATTTATTTTTCTAGTTCCTTGCTATTAGCTTTTTCAATAATTTTCTTTGCGTATCATTTAGCTTACGCTAGGAAAACTATTCCTGGAGTGCGAATGTTGGGTTTGGATTTAAGTAATAAGAGTGAACGCCAAACACTATCTCTACTAAAACCGCGTTTGGTGGAACTGGAATCTGCTAATTTGCAATTTTCTTATCAGGATAAGGTATTTTCTAAGAGTATGTATGAATGGGGTGTTCGTTATGATGCAACCTCTTCTGCCCAAAAAGCATTTGCTTTTGGAAGAAGTGGTCATGTTTTTAAGACAACTAAGGATAAGTTTCAGGCTGGTACGGCGGGAGTTTCACTTCTACCAGTAGCTTCCATTGACGAACAATCTTTTTCCGCTACTTTGTCTGAAGTTGCTGCTGATGTTGGCAAGCCAAAGGAGAATCCCTATTTTGCACTGGTTGAGGGTTCTTTGGAAGTTGTACCTGGTGAGAGTGGTTACGAGATTGATGAGAATAGCTTCCAAGAACTGATCTTGCGGGCGGCGCAGGAGCTTGACTTTTCTCAAAAAGAATTACCAATAGAAGAAGTGGAGCCAGACTACACTAAAGCAGATCTGGAAAATTTAGAGGTTGAGGTAGCGGAACTGTTGGTTTCCTCGCCCAAGCTTACGTTTGGATCTCGCACTTGGACCCTGTCTGAGCAAGAAATTCTTAAGCTTTTGGATTTCGAAGTAGCACCTGAAAATCCAAACAAAATACAAATTACTACTAATGAGGAGGGGCTTAGTTCTTTTGTTTCCTCCTTAGCAGCCTCCATAAACCAACCAATGCGCGGCGGTACTTTTGAGCTTCAGGATGGGCGTGTTATTGATTTTGCTTTACCCCAGCCAGGGTATCACTTGAAAGAAGAAGAGGCAAAACAAGTAGTTTCGGAAGTTGTTCTTGATCTCGAGAAAAGCGAAGTTGAATTGCCGGTGGAAGTTAAGGATGTACAGGCTAATGCAAATCAGTATGGAATTCGTTCTTTATTAGGAACAGGATCTTCCAATTTTAGCGGTTCTAGTTTGGGTAGAATTCATAATATTGACCTTGCCTCGTCCCGGCTGGATGGTATTTTGATTCCTCCTGGCGAAACTTTTTCTTTCAATGAGACGTTGGGTGACGTAAGCTCAGAAACCGGATACAAGACCTCCTATGTTATAAAGGATGGGCGTACTATTTTAGGGGTGGGTGGTGGAGTTTGTCAGGTTTCAACTACTATGTTCCGGGCAGCTCTAAATGCGGGGTTGCCAATTGTGGAGCGCGCAGCACACGCCTACCGAGTTCACTATTACGAGCAGGATAAGGGACCGGGGTTTGATGCTACTGTGTATTCCCCCTCGCCAGATGTTAAGTTTGAAAATGATACCCCAGCTCATGTGTTAATCAAACGTTATTACAACCCATCTACCTCTACCTTGCAGTTTTCTTTCTATGGTACTTCTGATGGGCGTACTGTTAATATTGTGGGTCCCATAATTCATTCTCAGACCCCTCCCCCGGAGCCAGAGTATATTGAAGATGAATCACTAGAACCGGGAGAAACAAAGCAGGTTGATTGGGCAGCTTGGGGTGCTAGGGTTACAGTGAAAAGAAAAGTGACCCGGGGTGGGGAAGTTTTGCATGAAGATAATTTTTATAGCAGTTACCAACCTTGGCGAGCTGTGTATTTAGTAGGGAAGGAATGA
- a CDS encoding VTT domain-containing protein: MFANFTQAVLEWVQNYRAFGVFLGGFAEAIIVPIPSPLITMSAGFLLVPERILIQALPQLFAKIAVPYAVGATLGNLTVYWPTYYAGKFFVDKFSKFLDFSWRDVQLIKLKFDEGTWDEKIIVILRAVPLFPVSLITAVGGALRLEWKKFFLLSCLGLVPRGFILAIVGWWSKDTYMSLAEGLDRVETYVSLGFLVLTWVVFYVLYRNRERWLIGNSDPSKLEDLDS, from the coding sequence ATGTTTGCTAATTTTACACAAGCAGTTTTAGAGTGGGTTCAAAATTACCGCGCCTTTGGCGTGTTTTTAGGTGGTTTTGCAGAAGCAATAATTGTGCCCATTCCCTCTCCTCTTATTACCATGTCTGCGGGATTTCTTTTAGTTCCTGAAAGAATTCTTATTCAGGCGTTGCCGCAACTTTTTGCTAAAATTGCTGTACCCTACGCAGTGGGTGCAACATTGGGTAACCTAACAGTTTACTGGCCTACTTATTATGCAGGTAAATTTTTTGTAGATAAGTTTTCTAAGTTTTTGGATTTTTCTTGGCGGGATGTGCAGCTTATTAAGTTGAAATTTGATGAGGGTACTTGGGATGAAAAAATTATTGTTATTCTTCGTGCAGTACCTCTTTTTCCTGTGTCTTTAATTACGGCAGTAGGTGGTGCCTTGCGATTAGAATGGAAAAAGTTTTTTCTTTTAAGCTGTTTAGGCTTGGTGCCGCGTGGTTTTATTTTAGCTATTGTGGGTTGGTGGTCGAAGGATACTTATATGTCTTTAGCTGAAGGTTTGGATAGAGTAGAAACTTATGTTTCTCTGGGTTTTTTAGTTCTAACTTGGGTTGTTTTTTACGTTCTGTATCGCAACAGAGAACGTTGGCTAATTGGTAATTCAGATCCTTCCAAACTAGAAGACCTCGACAGTTAG
- a CDS encoding gluconeogenesis factor YvcK family protein, whose protein sequence is MKDKRIVCIGGGTGSLVVLSGLKEYTNPSAIVSMADSGGSAKKERDEWGLLPVSDVRKALLALAEVDDERSRVLRELFNYRFANGVGLSGMTFGNLLLVALTNVLNSQSDAIQEASRLLNIKGDIYPVTYEQTNLVVTYSDGTEIVGEHVLDQFLERYPEKENVRVENFYLLPSAEANPRALEVIESADLIVFPPGDLYGSILANLAVGGIPEAVCRSGAKKIYIMNLVTKFGQTNSFKASGHVMELEECLGCSLDYILVNDAPMPKGVLERYREEKSFPVVDNLGEDRRVIRGDFLAEELPRKQEGDKLKRSFVRHDPAKLAKTLSDLGSS, encoded by the coding sequence GTGAAAGATAAAAGAATTGTTTGCATTGGGGGAGGTACAGGTAGCCTTGTTGTCCTCTCTGGTCTAAAGGAATATACTAACCCCTCAGCAATTGTTTCCATGGCAGATAGTGGGGGTAGTGCTAAGAAGGAACGCGACGAGTGGGGGCTTTTGCCTGTTTCGGATGTGAGGAAAGCGCTTCTTGCTTTGGCGGAAGTTGATGATGAGCGCTCGCGGGTTTTGCGCGAACTTTTTAACTACCGGTTTGCAAATGGAGTGGGTTTGTCGGGAATGACTTTTGGCAATTTACTACTAGTTGCTCTTACCAATGTTCTTAATTCGCAATCCGATGCAATTCAAGAGGCATCCCGCCTTCTTAACATCAAGGGTGATATTTACCCGGTTACGTATGAGCAAACTAATTTGGTAGTAACTTATTCAGATGGGACAGAAATTGTGGGGGAACATGTACTAGATCAATTTTTGGAAAGGTACCCTGAAAAAGAGAACGTGCGGGTAGAAAACTTTTATCTTTTGCCTTCTGCAGAAGCTAATCCACGTGCGTTAGAAGTGATTGAGAGTGCAGATCTTATTGTTTTTCCACCTGGTGACTTATATGGGAGTATTCTTGCCAATTTGGCAGTTGGTGGTATACCTGAGGCAGTTTGCAGATCGGGTGCAAAGAAAATATACATAATGAATTTGGTAACAAAATTTGGTCAGACCAATAGTTTCAAAGCCTCGGGTCATGTGATGGAGCTCGAAGAATGTTTAGGTTGCTCTTTGGATTATATCTTGGTCAATGATGCGCCAATGCCCAAGGGTGTGCTTGAGCGTTACAGGGAGGAAAAGTCCTTTCCGGTGGTCGATAATTTAGGGGAGGACAGACGGGTTATTCGAGGTGATTTTTTGGCTGAAGAGCTACCACGGAAACAGGAGGGTGATAAGTTAAAGAGAAGCTTTGTTCGCCACGATCCGGCTAAACTTGCCAAGACACTGAGTGATTTGGGATCCTCGTAA
- a CDS encoding NYN domain-containing protein: MAFEKDFRKHPSQRVGVFVDVQNMYYSAKNLFDGAKVDFGQVLSAAVSGRQLIRAMAYVIRADVGEEEAFYEALQKQGYEVMAKELQVFAGGAKKGDWDVGLAIDAIRAADKLDTIVLVGGDGDFAPLVDYLQNNKGCRVEVVAFEKTCSSKLIEEADDFLDLGSDKERFLIE; this comes from the coding sequence ATGGCATTTGAAAAAGATTTTAGAAAGCATCCATCCCAACGAGTGGGAGTTTTTGTAGATGTTCAAAATATGTATTACTCAGCAAAAAACCTTTTTGATGGTGCGAAGGTAGATTTTGGGCAGGTCCTTTCTGCTGCTGTTTCTGGGCGCCAACTAATTCGGGCAATGGCTTATGTAATTCGTGCTGATGTAGGAGAAGAAGAAGCTTTTTACGAGGCACTTCAAAAACAAGGTTACGAAGTTATGGCTAAGGAATTGCAGGTTTTTGCTGGTGGTGCAAAAAAAGGTGATTGGGATGTAGGATTGGCAATTGATGCTATTCGTGCTGCTGACAAGTTGGATACTATTGTGTTAGTTGGTGGTGATGGCGACTTTGCTCCTTTGGTAGATTATTTGCAAAACAATAAAGGCTGTCGTGTGGAAGTGGTTGCGTTTGAAAAGACTTGTTCCAGTAAGTTAATTGAGGAGGCGGATGACTTTTTGGATTTGGGTAGTGATAAAGAGCGGTTTTTGATAGAGTAA
- a CDS encoding DUF2207 domain-containing protein: MRKLLVGFCIAIVSVLIFPSNLFAKDYSIGAVDINVDIYQDRSFEITESRVYNFDGSFSWADLWIPTRVTRNGNSYDVSISNFEVRDETGNLLETETSQREGKFYAKWFYSAQNENKTFIWTYHVEGDAIKKYEDIAEFYWRVVGDEWEKSAGPVSVLVRLPSGAEEEEIQVYGHLPTDALLDIGGPKKTDSEIIDSQTVRFTVPRLPAETYLEVRVLFPPQLVSGPISGKKSLEEIKVEEKQFVEQTVATSKRRQLVAKAVLGYVFIVIPLSIIVWLYFYWQAWKRKGREYQFPDIPKYVRELPSELPPAMVDVLLRQGGKPSTDAFVATIFDLARRGYISLKDETEIKAGLLQTRKKIKTNLIRQEKDINELRDFEQMILEILFKTIPEGKDGSLFGVVGAALGQGQGEDQAESSSEDVIQFGDVESYIKNHQQSFRRWFEQWQKEVVNEAEVGGYLEKEGKELAKKFWVMSALLLFFGSPVILLGIFLIPNLKRWKKEWAREAAEWVAFRKFLDDFSSFEEIPPEAYKLWEYYLVYGVLFGNAEAILNALPVIFENPRAAQPTWYLTTSGGKISGASLSSISSMTNSIANLNSSMRSVSASSMSSGSGGGFSGGGGGGGGGGGGGAG, from the coding sequence ATGCGCAAACTTTTAGTAGGCTTTTGTATTGCAATTGTTTCAGTTTTAATTTTCCCCTCTAACCTTTTCGCTAAGGATTATTCTATTGGTGCAGTCGATATAAATGTTGATATTTACCAAGACCGTTCTTTTGAGATAACTGAATCCCGTGTATATAACTTTGACGGGAGCTTTTCTTGGGCAGATTTGTGGATCCCAACTAGGGTCACTCGCAACGGGAACAGTTATGACGTTTCTATTTCTAACTTTGAAGTTCGGGATGAGACTGGAAATTTGCTTGAAACAGAGACAAGTCAAAGAGAGGGTAAATTTTATGCTAAGTGGTTTTATTCTGCCCAAAATGAGAACAAAACTTTTATCTGGACCTACCATGTAGAAGGTGATGCAATTAAGAAATATGAGGATATTGCAGAGTTTTATTGGCGGGTAGTTGGGGATGAATGGGAAAAATCAGCTGGACCTGTGTCTGTTCTTGTTCGGTTGCCTTCGGGGGCAGAGGAAGAAGAAATTCAAGTTTATGGTCATTTGCCAACAGATGCGCTCTTAGATATTGGTGGTCCCAAGAAAACTGACTCAGAAATTATTGACTCGCAAACTGTTCGGTTTACTGTTCCTAGGCTGCCTGCAGAAACCTATTTGGAGGTGCGAGTTCTCTTTCCCCCACAGCTTGTTTCTGGTCCAATCTCGGGAAAAAAATCTTTGGAAGAAATAAAAGTAGAGGAGAAGCAATTTGTAGAACAAACAGTTGCTACTTCTAAAAGAAGGCAGCTGGTTGCTAAGGCAGTTCTGGGGTATGTGTTTATTGTTATTCCTCTTTCTATTATTGTTTGGCTTTACTTTTATTGGCAGGCTTGGAAAAGGAAGGGCAGAGAGTACCAGTTTCCAGATATTCCCAAATATGTGCGGGAGTTACCTTCGGAGTTACCGCCAGCTATGGTTGATGTTCTTTTGAGGCAGGGCGGCAAGCCCAGTACTGATGCTTTTGTAGCTACTATTTTTGACTTAGCGCGAAGAGGGTATATCTCTTTGAAAGATGAAACAGAGATAAAAGCCGGTCTTCTACAAACTAGAAAAAAGATAAAGACAAATCTGATCCGCCAAGAAAAGGACATTAACGAGCTACGTGACTTTGAACAGATGATTTTAGAAATTCTTTTTAAGACTATTCCTGAGGGAAAGGATGGTAGCTTGTTTGGTGTTGTTGGTGCTGCTTTGGGTCAGGGTCAGGGTGAAGATCAAGCTGAATCTTCGTCGGAAGATGTTATACAGTTTGGCGATGTTGAAAGCTATATTAAAAATCACCAGCAGAGTTTCCGCAGGTGGTTTGAGCAGTGGCAAAAGGAGGTTGTGAATGAGGCAGAGGTTGGCGGTTATTTGGAAAAAGAGGGGAAAGAGCTTGCTAAGAAATTTTGGGTTATGTCAGCTTTGCTTTTATTTTTTGGTTCTCCAGTTATTCTTTTGGGAATTTTTCTTATTCCTAATCTCAAGCGGTGGAAAAAGGAGTGGGCAAGGGAAGCAGCGGAGTGGGTAGCTTTTCGTAAATTTTTGGATGACTTTTCTAGTTTTGAAGAGATTCCTCCCGAAGCTTATAAACTGTGGGAGTATTATTTGGTTTACGGTGTTCTTTTTGGGAATGCTGAGGCGATTTTGAATGCTTTGCCCGTGATTTTTGAAAACCCCCGCGCTGCGCAGCCTACTTGGTACTTAACAACTTCTGGTGGAAAAATTTCGGGAGCATCTCTTTCTTCAATTTCTTCTATGACTAATAGTATTGCCAATTTAAACTCTTCAATGCGTTCTGTTTCAGCCTCTTCTATGTCCTCTGGTAGTGGGGGTGGTTTTTCTGGTGGTGGGGGAGGGGGTGGTGGGGGTGGTGGAGGCGGTGCTGGCTAA
- a CDS encoding lycopene cyclase domain-containing protein produces MDYFYLVGILLALPFWVFLFIRKEHRKEILIMGLIFGVAAVVIEHAYAKWDYWHPVYIFPKVPFEDFLYGVVYGGISSELYEIFWKVKDSEFPRHETYKEFFLLGILLVAGTFWLLVDTLALNSITAHIVPPIIVGIIVGSLRKELVKFQLFNGVVIALLTFGVFKLLFLIYPGMIEKYWMLENLSGVFVLQVPVEELLFAFAVGFGASCFYELAFGYALVKK; encoded by the coding sequence ATGGATTATTTTTATCTAGTTGGAATATTGCTAGCTTTACCCTTTTGGGTTTTTCTTTTTATTAGAAAAGAGCACCGAAAAGAAATATTGATAATGGGGTTAATTTTTGGTGTTGCTGCCGTGGTTATTGAACATGCCTATGCTAAATGGGATTACTGGCACCCAGTTTATATTTTTCCTAAAGTGCCGTTTGAAGATTTTTTATACGGTGTTGTGTATGGTGGTATTAGTTCTGAATTGTATGAGATATTTTGGAAAGTAAAAGATTCAGAATTCCCAAGACATGAAACATACAAAGAGTTTTTTCTTTTAGGTATATTGCTGGTAGCAGGAACTTTTTGGTTACTTGTAGATACATTGGCACTAAATTCTATAACCGCGCACATTGTTCCTCCAATTATAGTTGGTATAATTGTAGGCTCCTTGAGAAAGGAGTTGGTTAAGTTCCAGCTTTTTAATGGGGTTGTGATTGCTCTGCTAACTTTTGGGGTGTTTAAGCTTTTATTTTTAATTTACCCTGGGATGATAGAAAAATATTGGATGCTGGAGAACTTAAGCGGTGTTTTTGTACTGCAAGTGCCAGTTGAAGAACTTCTTTTCGCTTTCGCAGTAGGTTTTGGAGCAAGCTGTTTTTATGAGCTAGCTTTTGGGTATGCGTTGGTTAAAAAATAG
- a CDS encoding excalibur calcium-binding domain-containing protein codes for MAEERDSAQQPQKSDQKEGSSSSSLRANKKFRLGVIAILLIIVAVLFFVWEKARIILVVAFVTLLAAFGLEATEHDWDLGKLIETGSFQESKVARDASGNILFDKEGNITTDSSVGKPADDYNCSDFETQQEAQRFFERLGGTENDVHRLDGDNDGIACEALPSERD; via the coding sequence ATGGCAGAAGAAAGAGATTCTGCGCAACAACCGCAGAAGTCAGATCAAAAAGAAGGATCCTCCTCTTCCAGCTTACGGGCTAATAAAAAATTTCGGCTTGGTGTTATTGCAATACTTTTGATTATTGTAGCTGTTCTCTTCTTTGTTTGGGAAAAGGCACGGATTATCTTGGTAGTAGCTTTTGTAACTCTACTTGCAGCTTTTGGGCTTGAAGCTACTGAACACGATTGGGATTTGGGGAAGTTAATAGAAACTGGTTCTTTCCAAGAATCAAAAGTTGCTCGAGACGCGTCGGGAAATATCCTATTTGACAAGGAAGGCAACATAACAACCGATTCCTCTGTAGGAAAACCTGCCGATGATTACAACTGCTCAGACTTTGAAACCCAACAGGAAGCACAAAGGTTTTTTGAGAGGCTTGGTGGAACAGAAAATGATGTCCACCGCCTTGATGGAGATAATGATGGTATTGCCTGTGAAGCTCTTCCAAGTGAGCGAGACTAA
- a CDS encoding RelA/SpoT family protein, producing MSITKLKNKIKKYNPNADFGLVEKAYKYAQKAHEGEERLSGKPLIEHCLEVAHLLADIKMESTAIAAGLLHDTIEHEKTTKESLQKNFGKEVAELVDGVSVIKKVKTKTGGWTQTENFRKLLLATVKDIRVMLIRLAEKVHSLKTIESLPEELREETAQKALDIYAPIAERLGVYYYKWQLEDWAFKYLNHKAHTEIQNFLEETREGRNEYIQKVRKKIRKELRKQGINAEIYGRPKHFYSIYRKMQSEKQAGETSREYLKRLHDVQAFRILINTTDECYKTLDIVYNFWEPGERFSDYIAHPKPNGYQSLHTTVFCEENRIAEFQIRTWKMHEYNEYGPASHAFYKELGRTKGSQLRAPKEYTSWLKDLVKWKEKTRGNKEFEEALKINVYTDRVFVLTPKGDVLDLPQGATPIDFAYKIHSDLGNSCTGAKADGKLIAVDSKLQTGQVVEILTDKSRKGPSPDWLNCAKTNEAKSKIKKALKRGN from the coding sequence ATGAGCATTACCAAACTGAAAAACAAAATTAAGAAATATAACCCCAATGCGGATTTTGGGCTAGTTGAAAAAGCCTACAAATATGCACAAAAAGCCCACGAAGGGGAAGAACGTTTAAGCGGGAAACCGTTAATTGAACACTGCCTGGAGGTTGCCCACCTTCTCGCAGATATAAAAATGGAGAGTACAGCCATTGCTGCGGGACTTCTCCATGACACAATTGAACACGAAAAAACAACCAAAGAATCACTACAAAAAAACTTTGGGAAAGAGGTAGCCGAACTTGTTGACGGGGTTTCAGTAATTAAAAAAGTAAAAACCAAAACAGGCGGCTGGACCCAAACCGAAAATTTTAGAAAACTTCTTTTGGCAACAGTCAAAGATATCCGCGTAATGCTCATCCGACTGGCAGAAAAAGTACACAGCTTAAAAACAATAGAAAGCTTACCGGAAGAACTACGCGAAGAAACAGCCCAAAAAGCTCTTGATATATACGCGCCAATTGCTGAACGCCTGGGCGTTTACTATTACAAATGGCAGTTGGAAGACTGGGCTTTTAAGTACCTTAACCACAAAGCGCACACCGAAATTCAAAACTTCCTAGAAGAAACCAGAGAAGGCCGCAACGAATATATTCAAAAGGTGCGCAAAAAGATAAGAAAAGAATTGAGAAAGCAGGGAATCAACGCAGAAATTTACGGACGTCCTAAACACTTTTACAGCATTTATAGAAAAATGCAGAGCGAGAAACAAGCAGGAGAAACAAGCCGGGAATACCTGAAAAGATTGCACGATGTCCAAGCTTTTCGAATCCTTATAAACACAACTGATGAGTGCTATAAAACTTTGGATATTGTATACAATTTTTGGGAACCGGGGGAAAGGTTTAGCGATTATATCGCCCATCCCAAACCAAATGGATACCAATCTCTTCACACCACTGTGTTTTGTGAGGAAAACAGAATCGCCGAATTCCAAATCCGTACGTGGAAAATGCACGAATACAACGAATACGGTCCCGCCTCACACGCCTTTTATAAAGAACTAGGAAGAACAAAAGGAAGCCAATTAAGAGCACCAAAGGAATACACATCCTGGTTAAAAGACTTAGTTAAATGGAAAGAAAAAACACGAGGAAATAAGGAATTCGAAGAAGCACTTAAAATAAATGTTTATACAGATAGGGTCTTTGTACTCACACCCAAAGGAGATGTTTTAGACTTGCCTCAAGGAGCAACTCCTATTGATTTTGCCTACAAGATACACTCTGATCTCGGAAACAGCTGCACTGGAGCAAAGGCAGATGGAAAATTAATTGCGGTAGATTCCAAACTGCAAACCGGACAAGTAGTAGAAATCCTCACCGATAAAAGCCGTAAAGGACCCTCACCTGATTGGTTAAATTGCGCTAAGACCAACGAAGCGAAGAGTAAGATTAAAAAGGCGCTAAAAAGAGGTAACTAG